The sequence TTTCTTGTTCTGTGACAGGAGGCTCGACGTGTACTTCCAAATCACTCCAAACAGCCTTTACCTCTTTAGAATCAAGTAACTCTTTTGCCTTGTTGGCAGGAATGGTCATCGCCACACCGTTAAAGGCATGCTTATAAGACTGCTTGATTTTGAAAGATGATTTCTTTTGTTTCATCTCATTTTCGAAAATTGTTTGCAGGTCTCTTTGAAAGGTTTCATGAGCTGCATCTACTTTTTCTTTTGCTTTTGTCCTAGACAGGGATTTCCCTTCGAGTTCCGCTTCCAGCACCGCTGTCTTTTCCGGCTTATCCTTAAATTCTACAATGACAGAAATGGAATCGGCACTCTTTTGATCTACCTCAGGGGATAGCTGTAGTCCTCCTTGGACATTCGTTTGTAATTGTTTAATCGCTTGACGCTGCTCCGGAGTAAGCTTCGATAGTACTTGATCAATGCCTGAAGAGGGCTGTGCATGCACTTGGTGTGTTAGTGTGGCTGGTGCTAGACTACTGCCTACAAGTCCTGCACTAAGTGCCAACATTGTGACATTTTTGGTGATTCTCTTTTTCATCCGTCTTTTCCCTTCTTTCTTATCTGATGATATATTCATACTATTTAGATTTGATAGAATCTAACTTTTGCAAAATTTCATCAAATTCAAATTTTATCTCAAATGAGTTTCAGTTTAGAAGATAGGTATGTTGGTTTGCACAAGGTACTAGAGGCACATGACTTGTATCTGTTTAATGAATAGGTGTCAGGAGGAATTCTCATAGAGCAAACTAGTTTAGGGAGTGCCGGGTTAATCTCCTTCTTTACAAGAAAGAATTGGCCATTTTTCAATTTTATCAACAAATGCAATTTCACCCGAAATTCCTTAGTCCTTATTAAAAAAGTAAATCAATAAAAAAAGCCAAGAACGATATCACGTTCTTGGCTTTTTTCATTAATGTTTAACCGTAATTTTCTTCGGTTCGGAAGTCAACGATAATCCCGTTTCATCTGTTCCTGTGACAGTCACATAATAATCACCGTCCGGATATTCAGTGCCAGCATACCATTTCAACCCATAAATTGAATGTTCATTTTCAATATCGGCATACTCGATCACTTCGCCTGCTGAATTAGAAATCTCTATATGCCAATCTATTCGTTTATAGCCAAAAATTAAGATGGAAGCCGGTTTCGTTTCATTCACATTGGATCGTGACACATTCCAATAATTGATAAATGGATCTGCATTCAGCAATTCCTCATTTCCATTATAACCAACACCAACATTTTGGAGAGCATCTATGGCTGATATCATGACAATTTCAGGTTTCTCGTCGGTAATGTACTCATTTGCATCACTGTATACGCTTTTACGACTACCGCCATTTACCCAGATGAAATTTCCGATATGTTTCGTTCCTTCTTCTGTGACATCCCACGTAATTTTATACTTCCCATCCGTTTGTTCTGTAATCTTGATATTTTTAACAACAGGCGCAACAGAATCCAGTTTAAACGGAATTTTCGTTTGTTGAGGCTCTGCTCCCTCATAATTCAATGTACTCTCATACACATACGTATAGTTCCCGTCAGGAAGTTGGTTCCCGCCGTCATCTTCCCCACTCCAGAACATCCCATCGAACTTATAAGAGTAATTTCCATAGCCCATAATGTTCTTTCTGAATGGGTACGGGCTGCCATCTTCCGTAAATTCACCGAAATTCGTGATGTTGGCAACAGTTTTTCCATTCTCATCCTCTACCTTCAGAGACATTTCTTTCAAATTACGAAACGCCGTGAAGGAAGGATATATACCTGACGCAACCGCATTCTTAGAATATCCAATCTTATTTGGATCAAATGTTCCTGTGGAAGTATCATACCCCATAGGCAACTCCATTACGTCATTCCAAAGAACGGTATATCCTAAGTATGGATCTCCATTCACCGGACTCACATCAATATTATTAAGGGAATCCCAATCGCCGTAATATCCCATGAAAGGCATCGTTAAAGTTGCTAAATCTTTTACAGAGGTTCCTTTAGGAACAAAGCGGACAAACCCTTCAACAAAACGACCTTCGCTTAACCCTTCCGGGAGTGTGACAGAGATCTTCACTTCGCCATCACGACGTGGTTTGTATTGAATTTTCTTGTCTCCCATCTGTTTTCCGTTGATTTTAACGACCGCTCCCTCTATCGGTATCGAATGTAAAGTTAGATATTCTCTTTCTACACCGCCATATGTCTTCTTCTCTGTCTCATCCATTAACACATCTACTACGATTTCATATTGGTCATTGGCTTTTTCAAGCTTTTTTGCCAAGGGCTCTACATCCAATGTGAAATCGAACGTTCTGTCCACTTCCTTTAACGCAACGGATGCAGCCTTTTCCAAAGGGGCACCTACATGTTCCACAAGGTAAGGAGATTTAATCGCTTGTTCAATCTTCATCAAACCTGAACCTTGACGTCTTGGTGAGTATAAGGAATTTTCATCGTCGGGATTCGTTAACACCTGGGACGTGTTCATTAATGCATTCTTCGCTTTTAAGACCGTTTCTTCATTTTTTGGTAAACCTAACTCCTCGTAATACTTCTCAAGAAGTAAAGCCGCTCCAGCTGCTACGTGTGGAGTTGCCATGGATGTTCCACTCATGGTTTCATATTCGTTGTTCAATACTGTCGAGCTGATCTTTCCTCCAGGAGCTGTGATTTCTGGTTTAAAGCTTAAATCCGTTGGTGAACCATAAGAAGAGAATGAAGACATCGGTTCTGTTGTCGGGTTTTGTACCCAAACACCTTCATCTGACAGTTGCACTGAAATCTTCTCTCCGCTTTGTAATCGCTCGATTAATTGATCTCCTTCTGTATGTCCAGTCGTAACGGCTGGAATGGTGTATCTTGAGAAATTTAAATTTGCATAAGATGGATATTTATCCGGTGGAATGACGATCAGTCCGACTGCCCCTTTTTTTGCTGAGTCATATTGAAGAGTCGAATAAACAGCATACGATTTTGCAGGTTTTGCAACTACAATTTTCCCTTCTAGATCCAAACCATCCAGATGGCTGCCAAATCCTTCACCGGCGAAAATCAATTCGTAATCTTGACCGGCTTCGAGTTCATCACTAAGCTTTTTGGAACTGGATTGTGTTTGATATCCAAGCTGACTTCCATCATTCAAACTTAAAGCATCGACACTCATCTGATCATTCTCTGATGAAGCAACCTGCAGTGCGGATGGTGTTACACCAGGGTCGCCAACAAGACCGATATCAGGATTTTTGGCCCATGGTAATTGTGATCTTTCCAGCAAGTTTTGTTTTGTACTATAAGAAGCGTTACCTGCCGCAGCTACGACTAATACCCCATGTTCTGTTGCATATTGAATGGCACGTTGTACCGGATCATTCGGGTCTACGCTTCCTGCGTCAGATCCCAGACTTAAATTGATGACATCAGCCCCAAACTCCACCGCATGATAGATTCCAGCCACGATATCATCGTCATATGCACCACTTCTACTATCCGAGAATACTTTTTCGGCCAATAGCTGTACATCCGGTGCCACTCCCATCGCCTTTTTCTGGGATTCTTCGTATGCCCCTACAATTCCTGCTACGTGGGTTCCGTGGGAATTACTTGCAGGAATGACATTGGTGTCTTTATCTGCCCAGTCATAGCCTGTCGGTACTTTGTCTGTATACCAAACATCATCTACTTCCGACTCATCAAGCTTCTCTTGTATGTTATGTTCATTATACTTCGCTTTTTTCTTTCCTTTTTCAGAAAGCGTCATGGCCTCATGGCGATAGTCGATGCCAGAATCCACGATCGCTACGACCATTCCATCGCCGCTGTAATTATATTTCGTCCATACATTCATCGCTTCCACAAGCTCGTTGCTCTTTACATCCATATGCTCATAGGTTTTGGCAATACGAATATCCTTTACGCCCTCTAGCTCTTTGATTTTCTCTGCGTCTTTCATCGTCGTTTCCATACTGAATCCATAAAAACCTGTTGAATACGTATGTATGATTTTAGAAGAAGCATCCCTCTTTTTCATAAACGTATTTTTCACTTGCTCTACCTGCTTTTCAGGTGCCGTTTTCAGTTTCTTATTTACGTCCACCTCTACAATTAGGCGAATACTTTCATTTGAGTTGAATGCTTTAAGGTCCTGTCCGTATAAAGGATCATCTGTAGCTTTCTTTTCCATATCCATCAATGGGAGTTTCCCTTTATGGATATGAGCAGGATCCATTTCTTCCTTAGACTGATAGAATTCAGCACTTGCTGGCGTAATCATACTGCTGCTTAGGAGAACGGACATCAATCCAATGGATAACGTACTTTTCTTCGAAACCATCATGTATTCACCCTTTTTGATAGAATAGTATCTTTCTTTTTACGTATCTCATAGAAGAAACAGTACTCCTGTGTAAGTATCATGAATATCCCCCTTCACTTCCCCTCCTCCTTCAATCAGTTTGAATACGGAGTACCATACTCTAACCATTTCTGTTAAGTGATCAGGTTTCCTGTTGGGGGAGTTCCGGTTTACCAACAAGGGCACAACGGGTCTTTTTACCCTGAAAATACCAACATTTTTTGCATTTCTCTTCAAATAGCCCTGACTGTTAGTTAAAAAGAATGAAAATTCTATAAAATAATTGGGGGAACCAGGGGAATTTTAATAATAAAAGAATAGAAGGATGTCAAAAGAATTCATTATAAGAAAATAGACTCACCATACTGATTGCTCTATATGTTTAAAAAGCTACCCATTGGAAATAAGAAAAAGGGAAAGAAATGTTCATGAACATTTCTTTCCCTTTTGTTAGTTAATGCCTACTTGTTATTCAGTTCGTTCTAATCCCATCATATTCAAATAATAGGCTAGATCTTTTTTTCCGTTGGTTTCTTTAGGTGATTTCCCTTTAGGCGCATCCGGTCCTTTTGTTAAGAAGTTCTTTTCAATGAATCGAACGTCCGTCTCGTTTACTACTCCATCCTGATTCAGGTCATATGTTTGAATCTCAGGGTTTTCTTTACCGTAATATTCAACGATATCCTGAACATCTTTGATGTCGATCAAACTGTCACTATTCACATCTCCTGCAAGACCCATTTTGGTTCCTCCGGAAACGAACCTTCCATACTCTTCACCCTTTAATTCAAATCCAGGTATGAATGGAGTATAAGTCTTTATATGTCCTGGTGTTTCCACTACGACATTGTATGTCTCACGTGAAGCCGGAACCCCATAAATGGTGTATTTCCCATTTGCAGCAATGCTGCCTTCGTATTTTTCACCATCCGGTGATAGGGCATATACCTTCGCTCCGATATTTTGAACTACACCATTTGGTAAATAGAGATTTCCGCTGCCACTTTTCTTCAAAAATGCTTCTGGTTTGATATTCCCTTCAACCTTTGAATGTTTGGACACGAAATCATAGGATGAAGTGCTGTAATATGGAAGAGACACAGCCTTATCTTCACCGGCCTTTGTGTAGCTTGACTTTGTGACATCCAATTTATCAGATCCATAAAACCAGTCATCTTGAGTGACCTTGAACGTCACATCCACAACAGGCATATCACCATTCAACCCGGAGTACCCTTCTCCGTTCAATGCAGCTCCTACCGTTACGTTAGCGTAATATCCAGAATCGCTTACTACAGGATCCTGAAGGGATGCCTGAAGCCCGTTCTCTTCTGCATAGGCTTTAAATTCATCATTCAACTTTGCCGATTCAAATGAGTACATTTCCCCTTTATATTGAATCGTGTACTCTCCTGACATAAGATTTTTTACGTTATTCAAGCTCAGAGTCATGGTCACTGTATCGTCTAACCCAACTTCATTCTTGTTGTAATAAGATGTTACATATTCAGTGCCCTCTTGTAAGAAGATATAACTTTGGTAATTGACATTCATTGCCATATCAGCACCGGCTAAACTTAATCTTAATGCTCCATCTGCAATATCAGAAGGTTCGATTCCAAACTGAGTATCCCCTTCTGAATCGGCTGAAGGGAAACAACAATTGTAGTATGGACGGATGCCAGTTGCTATAAAAAATCTGTTTGATGATTGATCATAATTCATTCCTTTTGATTGCAGGACATCCACTGTTTCATCCTGCACATTTCCGTGTAGCCAGAATGCTGTCTTTCCAAACTCTTCTGTGTACATATCTTCACTGATTTCATACACATCTGAAGCTTTATCAAATGTCACTTGGGGTTTTGTATTGTCGACGATGACAGGTGTGTCGATCGTATACGTTTTACCCTCTTCGTCGTACCCTATGAATTCTAATTCATAATCCCCTTCAGGCAAATCAATACTTTGGTCTGATATCGGATTTTG is a genomic window of Rossellomorea sp. y25 containing:
- a CDS encoding S8 family serine peptidase translates to MMVSKKSTLSIGLMSVLLSSSMITPASAEFYQSKEEMDPAHIHKGKLPLMDMEKKATDDPLYGQDLKAFNSNESIRLIVEVDVNKKLKTAPEKQVEQVKNTFMKKRDASSKIIHTYSTGFYGFSMETTMKDAEKIKELEGVKDIRIAKTYEHMDVKSNELVEAMNVWTKYNYSGDGMVVAIVDSGIDYRHEAMTLSEKGKKKAKYNEHNIQEKLDESEVDDVWYTDKVPTGYDWADKDTNVIPASNSHGTHVAGIVGAYEESQKKAMGVAPDVQLLAEKVFSDSRSGAYDDDIVAGIYHAVEFGADVINLSLGSDAGSVDPNDPVQRAIQYATEHGVLVVAAAGNASYSTKQNLLERSQLPWAKNPDIGLVGDPGVTPSALQVASSENDQMSVDALSLNDGSQLGYQTQSSSKKLSDELEAGQDYELIFAGEGFGSHLDGLDLEGKIVVAKPAKSYAVYSTLQYDSAKKGAVGLIVIPPDKYPSYANLNFSRYTIPAVTTGHTEGDQLIERLQSGEKISVQLSDEGVWVQNPTTEPMSSFSSYGSPTDLSFKPEITAPGGKISSTVLNNEYETMSGTSMATPHVAAGAALLLEKYYEELGLPKNEETVLKAKNALMNTSQVLTNPDDENSLYSPRRQGSGLMKIEQAIKSPYLVEHVGAPLEKAASVALKEVDRTFDFTLDVEPLAKKLEKANDQYEIVVDVLMDETEKKTYGGVEREYLTLHSIPIEGAVVKINGKQMGDKKIQYKPRRDGEVKISVTLPEGLSEGRFVEGFVRFVPKGTSVKDLATLTMPFMGYYGDWDSLNNIDVSPVNGDPYLGYTVLWNDVMELPMGYDTSTGTFDPNKIGYSKNAVASGIYPSFTAFRNLKEMSLKVEDENGKTVANITNFGEFTEDGSPYPFRKNIMGYGNYSYKFDGMFWSGEDDGGNQLPDGNYTYVYESTLNYEGAEPQQTKIPFKLDSVAPVVKNIKITEQTDGKYKITWDVTEEGTKHIGNFIWVNGGSRKSVYSDANEYITDEKPEIVMISAIDALQNVGVGYNGNEELLNADPFINYWNVSRSNVNETKPASILIFGYKRIDWHIEISNSAGEVIEYADIENEHSIYGLKWYAGTEYPDGDYYVTVTGTDETGLSLTSEPKKITVKH